In the genome of Christensenella timonensis, one region contains:
- a CDS encoding tyrosine-type recombinase/integrase produces MRKRADGTWEARYTVGRDPGTGKQIQKSVYAKTQKDVRKKLQQATTAIDDGMYIEPSKMTVKQWLEIWYREYTGQLKPRTRTEYKAQIDNHISTALGAVKLQALNAHMIQSFYNKLHRGMKDKKGLSPKTVKNVHGILHRALEQAVEIGYIKYNAANACKLPRITKAEIQPLDDTGIAEFLNAIKGHKYERVYLVGLFTGLRQSEILGLTWDCIDFKKGTIYVYRQLQKVEDQYLFGTLKNNKARKLSPAPEVMKILRKQNIDQKKWKLKAGIAWEPWQNEKLVFTNELGGHLCHKTIYNNFKDIMRSLKRPDTRFHDLRHTYAVAAIRSGDDIKTVQENLGHHAAAFTLDTYGHVTETMKKESSQRMQSYINSVKGKLKGKR; encoded by the coding sequence ATGCGCAAGCGTGCAGATGGTACATGGGAGGCCCGCTACACTGTAGGGCGCGATCCTGGCACTGGCAAGCAGATACAGAAGTCCGTCTATGCCAAAACGCAGAAAGATGTGCGGAAAAAGTTACAGCAAGCCACAACCGCCATTGATGACGGCATGTATATTGAGCCGTCCAAAATGACCGTAAAGCAATGGCTTGAAATCTGGTATAGAGAATACACGGGACAGTTAAAACCGCGAACGAGAACGGAATATAAGGCGCAGATTGATAACCATATTTCAACAGCGCTCGGAGCGGTCAAGTTACAGGCGTTGAACGCGCACATGATACAGTCCTTTTATAACAAGCTGCACCGCGGTATGAAGGATAAGAAAGGGTTATCCCCTAAGACGGTCAAGAACGTACACGGAATCCTTCACAGGGCATTAGAACAGGCTGTAGAGATCGGATATATCAAGTATAACGCCGCCAACGCCTGTAAGCTCCCGCGTATCACTAAAGCGGAGATACAACCACTTGACGATACGGGGATAGCGGAATTTCTGAATGCGATTAAAGGACACAAATATGAACGGGTGTATTTGGTTGGTCTATTCACGGGGTTACGGCAATCAGAAATTCTGGGGCTAACGTGGGATTGTATCGACTTCAAAAAGGGAACGATTTATGTTTATAGACAATTACAGAAAGTAGAAGATCAGTATTTGTTTGGAACACTTAAAAATAATAAGGCACGTAAACTATCGCCTGCACCCGAAGTTATGAAGATTTTGCGCAAGCAAAATATAGACCAAAAGAAATGGAAACTAAAAGCGGGGATAGCATGGGAACCGTGGCAAAATGAGAAGTTAGTATTTACAAATGAGTTGGGTGGGCATTTATGCCATAAGACGATCTATAATAATTTCAAGGATATTATGAGATCGTTAAAAAGGCCGGACACTCGTTTTCACGATTTGCGGCATACCTACGCTGTAGCCGCAATACGTTCCGGCGATGATATTAAGACAGTGCAGGAAAATCTCGGACATCATGCGGCGGCGTTCACGCTCGACACCTACGGGCACGTTACGGAAACGATGAAAAAGGAAAGTTCGCAGAGAATGCAAAGCTACATCAATTCTGTAAAGGGTAAATTAAAGGGTAAACGATGA
- the bsh gene encoding choloylglycine hydrolase, with product MCTAITYYTKDHYFGRNLDLEFSYNETVTVTPRYYPFHFRNGKALDHHYAMIGMAYVVDGFPLYYDATNEKGLSMAGLNFPDNADYKEAKEGCDNITPFEFIPWILGQCASVSEARILLEQINLVDLNFSEELPLSPLHWMISDQENSIVVESIKDGLKIFENPVGVLTNNPTFDYQMFNLNNYMHLSKEPPTNTFSAELKLEQYSRGMGAIGLPGDLSSASRFVKVAFTKMNSVSGDSELESISQFFHILGSAEQQRGCVHLGEDKYEITIYSSCCNMDKGIYYYTTYENNQITAVDMCRENLDGNTIISYPLVKEQQVNCQNR from the coding sequence ATGTGTACAGCAATCACATATTATACAAAAGATCACTATTTTGGAAGAAATCTGGACTTAGAATTCTCTTATAATGAAACGGTAACGGTTACACCAAGATATTATCCGTTTCATTTTCGTAATGGAAAAGCGCTCGATCATCATTATGCAATGATAGGAATGGCTTATGTAGTTGATGGCTTTCCGCTTTATTACGATGCAACAAATGAAAAGGGCCTCAGTATGGCAGGACTAAACTTCCCCGATAATGCAGACTATAAAGAAGCTAAGGAAGGGTGCGATAATATTACTCCTTTTGAATTTATTCCCTGGATTCTTGGTCAATGTGCAAGTGTGAGTGAAGCAAGAATTCTCTTAGAACAGATTAACTTGGTGGATTTGAACTTTAGTGAAGAGCTGCCACTTTCTCCATTACATTGGATGATTTCTGATCAGGAAAATTCTATTGTAGTAGAATCAATAAAAGATGGTTTGAAAATTTTCGAAAACCCCGTAGGAGTTCTGACAAATAATCCTACATTTGACTATCAAATGTTTAATCTCAACAATTATATGCATTTATCTAAAGAACCTCCTACAAATACATTTTCCGCTGAACTTAAACTTGAACAGTATAGCCGGGGTATGGGGGCGATAGGCCTTCCCGGAGATTTATCATCCGCTTCGAGATTCGTTAAAGTAGCGTTTACAAAAATGAACTCGGTTTCCGGTGATTCGGAATTGGAAAGTATCAGCCAATTTTTTCACATTCTTGGCTCGGCAGAACAGCAACGAGGCTGCGTACATCTTGGTGAAGATAAGTACGAAATAACAATTTATTCTTCCTGCTGTAACATGGACAAGGGGATTTATTACTATACAACTTATGAAAACAATCAGATCACAGCAGTTGATATGTGTAGAGAAAATCTGGATGGAAACACTATAATAAGCTATCCGCTTGTGAAGGAGCAGCAGGTTAATTGTCAGAATCGCTAA
- a CDS encoding VOC family protein: MHIKHVTLRVKDLEKSIKFYETITELTISQRFKAGTAELAFLSNGRGETEIELVFMPEGATFEGKGVFICFETDKLDEMHKFANEQGMDPSPIQDPGDQTRYFYVYDPDGVSIQLRSFPH; encoded by the coding sequence ATGCATATAAAGCATGTGACTTTGCGGGTCAAGGATTTGGAGAAATCAATCAAGTTTTATGAAACGATAACAGAGCTTACCATTTCCCAGCGTTTTAAAGCGGGTACGGCTGAACTTGCATTTTTATCGAATGGACGGGGGGAAACGGAAATAGAACTTGTTTTCATGCCGGAGGGAGCCACGTTCGAAGGTAAGGGAGTGTTTATTTGTTTTGAAACTGATAAACTGGATGAGATGCATAAGTTTGCAAATGAACAAGGCATGGATCCATCACCAATACAAGATCCGGGCGACCAAACCCGTTATTTTTATGTATATGATCCCGACGGCGTTTCCATACAACTACGCAGCTTCCCCCATTAA
- a CDS encoding FtsB family cell division protein gives MAKKKKSFNFNRIKFFVLIGVLIYASLTFFNQQSILAAQASKQAELLNTEEELNKEIDYYKNELNYIGSSDYIEKEARDRLGWVLPNETKFVEDENGSAAPTDPAAQDTQEPADPATSPEPGTSASPQPQGSDGQ, from the coding sequence ATGGCAAAAAAGAAGAAATCATTCAACTTCAACCGCATCAAGTTTTTTGTGTTGATTGGCGTGCTCATTTATGCCAGTCTCACCTTCTTCAACCAGCAAAGCATCCTCGCTGCGCAGGCCTCTAAACAGGCCGAGCTTTTAAATACGGAAGAAGAGCTCAATAAAGAGATCGATTATTATAAGAATGAATTGAATTATATCGGCAGCAGCGACTATATCGAAAAGGAAGCCCGCGATCGCCTTGGCTGGGTTCTTCCGAACGAAACAAAATTTGTCGAGGACGAGAATGGTTCTGCTGCTCCTACTGATCCTGCCGCACAGGATACGCAAGAACCCGCCGATCCTGCTACATCGCCTGAACCAGGCACTTCCGCCTCCCCGCAGCCGCAAGGCAGCGATGGACAATAG
- a CDS encoding DUF3048 domain-containing protein, translating to MKKILTIILATVMVCAIFTACAKQEEPSVAPTQITSATQTPTATPVPTDTIPTDVSPTTGLQGNTTYKPIMVQIDNADAARGYQEGLSVADIVYETDVDGGDTRFTALFNDAINGEDAPEELIVGPVRSSRYYHQRIQQEWDALYVHMGGPDATSVEGTDIWGASGEHIQQRINGAGKHAVNTELFFPLVSGHNTSAYAGIDLMKALAIYDYTPETLQAFTFYPANDYADQPEIKEIALKFFGDKAFATYEYDKDSDKLLRSTRGKEHKDASTGEQIAVQNVVIQYVHDEKAGSDAKEGDRRIVNTRGSGDAVFVIHGKLMKGTWERQDYDQKTTYKLENGEELTFAPGNTWITMIPEGREIAVTYADGTDETITGSVNE from the coding sequence ATGAAGAAGATTTTAACGATCATATTGGCAACAGTCATGGTTTGCGCTATCTTTACCGCTTGTGCAAAGCAGGAAGAGCCCTCCGTGGCGCCGACGCAGATCACGTCTGCGACGCAAACGCCTACGGCGACGCCGGTTCCGACGGATACGATCCCGACGGACGTATCACCTACAACTGGATTGCAGGGGAACACGACATATAAGCCGATCATGGTACAGATCGACAATGCTGATGCGGCCCGTGGCTACCAGGAAGGCCTTAGTGTGGCAGATATTGTCTACGAAACAGACGTTGACGGCGGCGACACGCGTTTCACAGCGCTTTTTAACGACGCGATCAACGGCGAGGATGCGCCGGAAGAATTGATCGTCGGCCCGGTTCGCTCCTCAAGATATTATCACCAGCGGATCCAGCAGGAATGGGATGCCCTGTATGTACATATGGGAGGCCCGGATGCGACATCGGTTGAAGGTACGGATATCTGGGGCGCGAGCGGCGAGCATATCCAGCAGCGTATCAATGGGGCAGGAAAGCACGCGGTCAATACAGAATTGTTTTTCCCGCTGGTAAGCGGACATAATACGTCGGCATATGCGGGGATCGACCTGATGAAGGCGCTTGCGATCTATGACTACACGCCTGAAACGTTGCAGGCATTTACATTCTACCCAGCGAACGATTATGCAGATCAGCCGGAGATCAAGGAAATTGCGCTCAAGTTCTTTGGGGACAAGGCTTTCGCAACGTATGAATATGATAAAGACAGTGATAAACTGCTGCGCTCGACACGGGGCAAAGAGCATAAGGATGCTTCGACCGGTGAGCAGATCGCGGTGCAGAACGTGGTCATCCAGTATGTACACGATGAAAAAGCGGGAAGCGATGCCAAGGAGGGCGACCGCAGGATCGTAAACACCAGAGGCAGCGGCGACGCGGTATTTGTGATCCATGGCAAACTCATGAAAGGTACATGGGAACGTCAGGATTATGACCAGAAGACGACGTACAAGCTGGAAAACGGTGAAGAACTGACCTTTGCGCCGGGCAATACATGGATCACGATGATCCCCGAGGGAAGGGAAATCGCGGTGACATACGCCGACGGGACGGACGAGACGATCACGGGAAGCGTAAACGAATAG
- the glnA gene encoding type I glutamate--ammonia ligase: MPRYTKEELHSIIDKEDIKFLRLQFTDVFGILKNITVMASKLDKIIEEGCMFDGSSIDGFARIEESDMMLVPDLDTFEIFPWSNPKGRTARFICDVYMPDGKPYAGCPRHILRRQLARAKEMGYTMDVGPECEFFLFHKDANGKATIETNDDGGYFDLAPLDTGGGARRDISLALEEMGYEIEAAHHECAAGQHEIDFKYGDALKMADDVMTFKIVVKRIAQTHNLHATFMPKPIYGIAGSGMHINMSLCTKDGNAFCDKSDELGLSKEAYGFMAGILKHARGLSLLTNPTINSYKRLVPGFEAPCYIAWSAKNRSPLVRVPFARGSATRIEMRNPDPTANPYLAFAGALAAGLEGIKEGLTPPPPVNKNIYTLTEEEKKKHMIRRVPQNMFDAIDDFKEDPLMREALGDVAYEKYLKGKKHEWAEYSTRVHEWEREHYLTKY, translated from the coding sequence ATGCCAAGATATACAAAAGAAGAATTACATTCGATTATCGACAAAGAGGATATCAAGTTTCTGCGCCTGCAGTTCACGGATGTGTTTGGGATACTGAAAAACATCACGGTCATGGCCAGTAAGCTGGATAAAATCATAGAAGAGGGATGCATGTTCGACGGATCGTCCATCGACGGGTTTGCCCGCATTGAGGAATCGGATATGATGCTGGTTCCCGATCTCGATACATTTGAGATATTTCCATGGTCGAACCCAAAAGGGCGTACGGCACGGTTTATTTGCGACGTATATATGCCGGACGGCAAGCCTTATGCCGGCTGTCCACGCCATATTTTAAGGAGACAGCTTGCGCGGGCCAAAGAAATGGGCTATACGATGGATGTGGGGCCGGAATGTGAATTTTTCCTGTTCCATAAAGACGCCAACGGAAAGGCAACCATCGAGACAAACGACGACGGTGGGTATTTTGACCTGGCGCCGCTCGATACGGGCGGCGGCGCGCGGCGTGACATCAGCTTGGCGCTTGAGGAAATGGGATACGAGATTGAGGCGGCGCACCATGAATGTGCGGCCGGACAGCACGAGATCGATTTTAAATACGGTGATGCGCTCAAGATGGCGGACGACGTGATGACATTCAAAATCGTGGTCAAACGGATCGCGCAGACGCATAACCTGCACGCGACGTTTATGCCCAAGCCGATCTATGGAATTGCGGGGAGCGGCATGCATATCAATATGTCGCTGTGCACCAAAGACGGCAATGCGTTCTGCGATAAGTCTGACGAGCTGGGTCTCTCAAAAGAGGCATACGGCTTTATGGCGGGTATCTTGAAGCACGCACGCGGGCTGTCGCTGCTGACAAACCCGACGATCAATTCCTATAAGCGCCTTGTGCCGGGGTTTGAAGCGCCATGTTACATTGCCTGGTCTGCGAAAAACAGGAGTCCGCTCGTACGCGTACCCTTTGCGCGCGGCAGCGCGACGCGTATCGAAATGAGGAACCCCGATCCGACGGCCAATCCATATCTGGCGTTTGCAGGTGCGCTTGCGGCAGGTTTGGAAGGGATCAAAGAAGGTTTGACGCCGCCGCCGCCGGTCAATAAGAATATTTATACGCTGACGGAAGAAGAAAAGAAAAAACACATGATCCGGCGCGTACCGCAGAACATGTTCGACGCGATCGATGATTTTAAAGAGGACCCGTTGATGCGCGAAGCGCTGGGGGATGTGGCTTACGAGAAATACCTCAAAGGCAAAAAGCATGAGTGGGCGGAATATTCCACACGCGTCCACGAATGGGAGCGCGAGCATTACCTGACGAAGTATTGA
- a CDS encoding Gfo/Idh/MocA family protein, protein METKDRVNWGVISCARIADGAVIPGIKASSNGRLYAISGKTESKLRDFEKRHNPQKAYDSYEALLSDPNVDAVYIPLPNSMHLEWVVKAAESGKHILCEKPLSLTVEQVKEMQAACEKNGVLLMEAFAYRHNPAIIKVKELLDQGVIGKPALIEGHFSFLPGDENDIRLQKDLGGGSLYDVGSYPINLFRYLTGKQPEEICAQAMMHPKTGVDTNACVVYSYGDGLLGMIHCSFDAVFMNGFTIAGDKGIIEYPGLYHATGHIPIRILRQDPVVQPMQQEEIVRVNCQDNYMLEVEQFGRCILNGEKPRLSLEETMDNLATIKRIHELIGY, encoded by the coding sequence ATGGAAACAAAGGACAGGGTCAATTGGGGCGTCATAAGCTGCGCACGTATCGCCGACGGAGCAGTGATCCCCGGCATCAAAGCGTCGTCCAACGGAAGACTGTACGCTATTTCAGGAAAAACAGAATCAAAGCTGCGCGATTTTGAAAAACGCCACAATCCACAAAAGGCATATGACAGCTATGAAGCATTGCTCTCCGATCCCAATGTAGACGCGGTCTATATCCCCCTTCCGAATTCCATGCACCTCGAATGGGTCGTAAAGGCCGCGGAGAGCGGAAAACACATTTTGTGCGAAAAGCCGCTTAGCTTGACCGTTGAGCAGGTCAAAGAGATGCAGGCGGCCTGCGAAAAGAATGGCGTTCTCCTGATGGAAGCATTTGCCTATCGCCACAATCCCGCGATCATCAAAGTAAAAGAGCTGCTCGATCAGGGGGTAATCGGTAAACCGGCACTCATCGAAGGCCATTTTTCCTTCCTGCCGGGTGATGAAAACGATATCCGCCTGCAAAAGGATCTGGGCGGCGGCTCGCTTTACGATGTCGGTTCCTACCCGATCAATTTGTTCCGTTACCTGACGGGAAAGCAACCGGAGGAAATCTGTGCCCAAGCCATGATGCATCCCAAAACAGGCGTGGATACCAACGCATGTGTTGTCTATTCCTATGGCGACGGGCTGCTCGGCATGATCCACTGTTCCTTTGACGCCGTATTCATGAATGGTTTCACCATTGCGGGCGATAAGGGGATTATCGAATATCCCGGTCTTTACCACGCGACCGGCCATATCCCAATCCGCATCCTCCGCCAGGATCCCGTAGTGCAGCCCATGCAGCAGGAGGAGATCGTCCGCGTCAACTGCCAGGATAATTACATGCTGGAAGTCGAACAGTTCGGGCGCTGTATCTTAAATGGTGAAAAACCGCGGTTGAGCCTGGAAGAGACGATGGACAACCTTGCGACCATCAAGCGTATTCACGAGTTGATCGGGTATTGA
- a CDS encoding fumarylacetoacetate hydrolase family protein, with protein sequence MRFGRVRTQRGDFYAELSGGRARLLAGAPYEAVSYTGEELAPEAFALLAPAMPQNIVAVGLNYLSHASELKMALPKEPLIFSKFTSSILDPGGVVVKPPQCERLDYEAELAFVVGKQCRNVPKEEAADYIFGYTCLNDVTARDLQNTDGQWARCKGFDTFCPFGPWIETELDPKNAHVRAILNGKTVQEGNTSDFIFDAYTLLAYISSFMTLEPGDVVTMGTPGGIGPMQPGDTVSVLIDGIGELKNTVGK encoded by the coding sequence ATGAGATTTGGCAGGGTGCGGACACAACGGGGGGATTTTTATGCAGAGCTATCCGGAGGGCGGGCGAGACTGCTTGCGGGAGCGCCATATGAGGCGGTTTCTTACACGGGAGAAGAGCTTGCGCCGGAAGCATTTGCACTGCTTGCGCCGGCAATGCCGCAAAATATCGTAGCGGTGGGGCTTAATTACCTAAGCCATGCGTCAGAGCTTAAGATGGCGCTGCCTAAGGAACCGCTGATCTTTTCCAAGTTCACCAGTTCAATCCTTGACCCGGGCGGCGTGGTCGTTAAACCTCCGCAGTGCGAGCGGCTGGATTATGAGGCGGAGCTTGCGTTCGTGGTGGGCAAACAGTGCAGGAATGTACCGAAAGAGGAAGCAGCGGACTACATTTTTGGTTATACATGTTTAAACGATGTGACGGCGCGCGACTTACAGAATACGGATGGACAGTGGGCGCGCTGTAAGGGATTTGACACATTTTGCCCGTTTGGGCCATGGATCGAAACAGAGCTTGACCCCAAAAATGCGCATGTGAGGGCAATACTCAATGGGAAAACGGTACAGGAAGGAAATACCTCCGATTTTATTTTTGACGCTTATACGCTGCTTGCATATATCAGCAGCTTTATGACGCTTGAACCAGGCGATGTGGTGACGATGGGCACGCCGGGCGGCATCGGCCCGATGCAGCCGGGAGATACGGTCAGCGTTTTGATCGACGGGATCGGGGAACTGAAAAACACAGTCGGGAAGTAG
- a CDS encoding thiamine pyrophosphate-dependent dehydrogenase E1 component subunit alpha has product MKKYDRKLLVELLEKMYLGRKFEERVQWLFSQGLVHGTTHLGIGEEATAAGTITALKEQDYVFGTHRGHAQALSKGIDLNAMMAEILAKETGVCKGKGGSMHIADPDIHYFGADGVLGASAVMSGGAALAIKKRNEKDRMVTIFFGDGTANEGATFEAINLAAVWNLPVLFVCINNTYGMSTHISKVMKDTDIKKRAIPFGIPGEDVDGNDVLAVYEAALKAREYVLENGPMLLVENTYRISGHSKSDGNLYRTKEEIAAWKEKDPIRAFRKYLVEQQEFTEKELDQVEEDVAARIEAAVEFAKNSPEPSMDNILDDVYAQ; this is encoded by the coding sequence GTGAAAAAGTATGACAGGAAGCTTTTGGTGGAATTGCTTGAAAAAATGTACCTCGGAAGAAAATTCGAGGAACGTGTGCAGTGGCTCTTTTCGCAGGGACTGGTGCACGGGACGACGCATCTGGGCATCGGCGAGGAAGCGACAGCAGCCGGTACGATCACTGCTTTAAAGGAACAGGACTATGTGTTTGGTACGCACAGGGGGCACGCACAGGCACTCTCGAAGGGGATCGACCTCAATGCAATGATGGCGGAGATCCTTGCGAAGGAAACGGGCGTTTGTAAGGGCAAAGGCGGATCGATGCACATTGCCGACCCGGATATCCATTATTTTGGAGCGGACGGCGTGCTGGGTGCGAGCGCGGTCATGTCAGGCGGCGCGGCGCTGGCGATCAAAAAGAGAAATGAAAAAGACCGTATGGTCACGATCTTCTTTGGCGATGGGACGGCAAACGAAGGAGCGACGTTTGAAGCGATCAATTTAGCGGCGGTATGGAACCTGCCCGTACTTTTTGTATGCATCAACAACACCTACGGAATGTCGACACACATTTCAAAGGTCATGAAAGATACGGATATCAAGAAACGTGCGATCCCGTTCGGTATTCCCGGCGAGGATGTTGACGGAAACGACGTGCTGGCAGTTTATGAGGCGGCCTTGAAGGCGCGTGAATATGTGCTGGAAAATGGACCGATGCTGTTGGTGGAAAACACCTACAGGATCTCCGGGCACTCCAAGAGCGACGGCAACCTTTACAGGACGAAGGAGGAGATTGCGGCCTGGAAAGAAAAAGACCCGATCAGAGCGTTCCGCAAGTATTTGGTGGAACAGCAGGAATTTACCGAAAAGGAACTCGACCAGGTCGAAGAGGACGTGGCGGCACGGATCGAGGCGGCGGTGGAATTTGCAAAGAACAGCCCGGAACCGTCTATGGACAATATCTTAGACGATGTATATGCACAGTAA
- a CDS encoding alpha-ketoacid dehydrogenase subunit beta encodes MAEITYAQAINDAISEEMRKDPEVFMMGEDIGEYCGAFGVSKGMIQEFGPERIMDTPIAEQGFVGAAIGAAMAGMRPIVELMFSDFMCVCYDELVNEAPKLRFMFGGKVSVPMVMRTPSGSGTGAAAQHSQSLEAVLAHMPGLKVVIPSTPYDAKGLLKTAIRDNNPVMFLEQKQLYRIKGEVPEEEYTIPLGQADIKREGSDVTLVTYGKMVRMCLETAKDLEKDGISAEVIDLRSLVPLDIDTVIASVKKTKHLIIVHEAVQFCGFGAEVAGQIADSEAFYYLDAPIKRLGAMSVPIPFNPTLEREVGPTKEKIINIVKDIL; translated from the coding sequence ATGGCTGAAATCACATATGCACAAGCGATCAATGATGCGATCAGTGAGGAAATGAGAAAAGACCCCGAAGTCTTTATGATGGGGGAAGATATTGGCGAATATTGCGGCGCGTTCGGCGTTTCCAAAGGGATGATACAGGAATTCGGGCCGGAGCGAATTATGGATACGCCTATTGCGGAGCAGGGGTTCGTCGGCGCAGCGATCGGGGCGGCGATGGCGGGCATGCGCCCCATCGTGGAGCTGATGTTCTCCGACTTTATGTGCGTTTGTTATGACGAACTCGTAAACGAAGCGCCTAAGCTGCGCTTTATGTTTGGCGGCAAGGTATCGGTACCGATGGTGATGCGTACCCCTTCAGGAAGCGGGACGGGCGCTGCGGCGCAGCATTCCCAGAGCCTGGAGGCGGTACTCGCACACATGCCGGGCTTAAAGGTCGTGATCCCGTCTACACCGTACGACGCAAAAGGACTTTTGAAAACGGCGATCAGGGACAATAACCCCGTGATGTTTTTGGAGCAAAAGCAGCTTTACCGCATAAAGGGTGAAGTGCCGGAAGAAGAATATACGATTCCATTAGGACAGGCGGATATCAAGCGCGAGGGAAGCGACGTGACACTTGTGACATACGGGAAGATGGTAAGGATGTGCCTGGAAACGGCGAAAGACCTCGAAAAAGACGGGATTTCTGCTGAGGTCATCGACCTGCGCAGTTTGGTGCCGCTCGATATCGATACGGTTATCGCTTCCGTCAAAAAGACCAAGCACCTGATCATTGTACATGAGGCCGTGCAGTTCTGCGGGTTTGGCGCGGAAGTTGCGGGACAGATTGCCGACAGCGAGGCGTTTTATTATCTGGATGCCCCCATCAAGAGGTTGGGCGCGATGTCCGTGCCTATCCCGTTCAACCCGACGCTTGAGCGCGAGGTGGGGCCGACGAAAGAAAAAATCATCAATATTGTAAAAGATATTCTGTGA
- a CDS encoding dihydrolipoamide acetyltransferase family protein, with product MIEVFMPKAGMDMQEGRVIKWLKEVGDPVELDEPIMEIETDKITMEAESPGTGILLAKLVPDDTVVPVLEVIGYIGKEGEKVPEKAEAKPETKEKGAQEVGEKPQAVAAEPKSGVFASGDVLATPYAKALAKEKGVDLEKTVPTGKHGEIKAVDVLAASPSATPLARRMADDMGVPLSGVAGSGFGGKITKEDVLAYQTPAQGAGEEISVPLKGARKVIAERMSKSHTECPTVTQHVKVDVTRLLAMRKELNETREQKISVNDIVLKIVAQAVSEHPLARTVIRGDILVTKPETNIGFAVGMDEGLLVPVIRNADMLSLSTISRIAKDLAKRARENAVKPDEMTGGTFTVSNMGMFDVYAFTPIINQPESGILGICAIEDQVYVKEDGSVGVKKVMMISLTYDHRIMDGVGAAKLQLRIKELMEHPLDALC from the coding sequence ATGATAGAAGTATTTATGCCTAAGGCCGGCATGGACATGCAGGAAGGACGGGTCATCAAGTGGCTCAAAGAGGTCGGCGACCCGGTGGAGCTCGATGAGCCGATCATGGAGATCGAAACGGATAAGATCACGATGGAGGCAGAATCGCCGGGAACGGGAATCCTGCTTGCCAAACTTGTACCGGACGATACGGTCGTGCCCGTTCTTGAAGTGATCGGATATATCGGCAAGGAAGGGGAAAAAGTTCCGGAGAAGGCAGAGGCAAAACCGGAAACAAAGGAAAAGGGCGCGCAAGAGGTAGGGGAAAAGCCGCAGGCTGTTGCTGCGGAACCGAAAAGCGGAGTATTTGCGAGCGGGGATGTGCTTGCGACGCCATACGCAAAGGCGCTTGCGAAAGAAAAAGGCGTTGACCTTGAAAAGACCGTGCCTACCGGAAAACACGGGGAGATCAAGGCGGTGGACGTGCTTGCCGCTTCGCCCTCGGCGACGCCCCTTGCAAGGCGCATGGCGGACGATATGGGCGTGCCGCTTAGCGGTGTTGCGGGAAGCGGGTTTGGCGGAAAGATCACAAAAGAGGATGTCCTTGCATACCAGACTCCGGCGCAAGGCGCGGGCGAGGAGATCAGCGTGCCGCTTAAGGGCGCGCGCAAGGTGATCGCTGAGCGGATGTCAAAGAGCCATACGGAATGTCCTACGGTGACGCAGCATGTGAAGGTCGACGTGACGCGTCTGCTGGCAATGCGCAAGGAACTGAATGAAACGAGGGAACAGAAGATATCCGTCAACGATATCGTATTGAAGATCGTCGCACAGGCAGTATCCGAACACCCGCTTGCGCGTACGGTGATCCGCGGGGATATTTTGGTGACCAAGCCGGAAACGAATATCGGATTTGCGGTAGGCATGGATGAGGGATTGCTTGTGCCGGTGATCCGCAATGCGGATATGCTGTCGCTTTCGACGATTTCGCGCATCGCAAAAGACCTTGCCAAGCGCGCGAGGGAAAACGCGGTCAAGCCGGACGAAATGACGGGCGGAACGTTTACCGTATCCAACATGGGGATGTTCGACGTATATGCCTTTACCCCAATCATCAACCAACCGGAAAGCGGTATTTTGGGGATATGCGCAATCGAAGACCAGGTGTATGTGAAGGAAGACGGCAGCGTGGGCGTCAAGAAAGTTATGATGATCTCGCTGACGTACGACCATCGCATCATGGACGGCGTAGGCGCAGCCAAGCTGCAGCTGCGCATCAAGGAATTGATGGAGCATCCGCTTGACGCGTTGTGCTAG